TTCTACGAGTTTTCTATGCATTCTAGCCAAAGGAGAGTATGCCTCAACGCGTATTTGATAGCTTTCACAAAAACGGGTTAATGGTTTCTGAGTTAAGCAAGGATGTAACTCAATTTGATTTACTGCTGGTATCACGTTAGCAATATTTAGTAGACTTTTTAGATGATGTTCATGAAAGTTACATACGCCAATAGCACGTACCAAGCCTTGTTTATATAAGTTCTCCATTTGAATCCATGACTCCAAATAGTGATCTGTTTCCGGCCAATGTATTAAGTACAAGTCGACATATTTTAGTCCTAAAATGCTCAAGCTTCTTTTTAATGCTCCTTCAACATTACCGCTTCTCTGTTGCGAATTACTTAACTTAGTAGTAATGAAGATTTTATCGCGATTTTTATCACATAATCGAATCGCCTCACCAATAGACTCATGGTTCTGATAAGCAGACGACGTATCAAAACTTCTATATCCATAAGTTATAGATTTCAACATGGTCTCAATGAGTAAATTGCCATTCATCGGATATGTTCCTAGCCCAA
This genomic window from Cellulosilyticum sp. I15G10I2 contains:
- a CDS encoding aldo/keto reductase codes for the protein MKKFILNNGIEMPVIGLGTYPMNGNLLIETMLKSITYGYRSFDTSSAYQNHESIGEAIRLCDKNRDKIFITTKLSNSQQRSGNVEGALKRSLSILGLKYVDLYLIHWPETDHYLESWIQMENLYKQGLVRAIGVCNFHEHHLKSLLNIANVIPAVNQIELHPCLTQKPLTRFCESYQIRVEAYSPLARMHRKLVENPILLQVADKYKKSVPQIILRWNYQNGIISIPKTQDSKRLRDNISIFDFSLLPEEMAAIEAINEDFRVRHDPDNCDFSKL